Proteins encoded within one genomic window of Phototrophicus methaneseepsis:
- the glp gene encoding gephyrin-like molybdotransferase Glp, with amino-acid sequence MSTLLNVDRAIELILEGLNSKGPEEISIMEALNRIAASNIIAPMSLPPFANSALDGFAVHASDTQTASEDSPMTLPVSLDITAGTHPERPLEMGEAARIMTGAPLPEGADAIIAVEATNVDWEADDEVPLPESIQFTKPVKAGHGVRAIGESVKAGQVIIEKGSVLRSASIGMLAGLGLSEVSVTQQPRVAIISSGNELVPLHETLTPGKIHDSNSYSLAMLVKQYGGIPTRLPIARDSLDSIRQTFHSALDNFPDMIISSAGVSVGTADLVRTVLTELGEVDFWRINLRPGKPLAYGKLRGIPFFGLPGNPVSAMVTFEVLVRPALLKLAGTQEVELHTTAVAGERITTDGRRSYERVTLKRDGNHWVAYLTGTQSSGALMSMVLADALMIVPEDMTVVEPGTILPIKLLRQPKI; translated from the coding sequence ATGTCAACTCTGTTAAATGTCGATCGTGCGATTGAACTGATTCTAGAAGGCCTGAATAGCAAAGGTCCTGAAGAAATCAGCATCATGGAAGCGCTGAACCGTATTGCGGCTTCTAACATCATTGCACCGATGAGCTTACCCCCATTTGCAAACTCAGCGTTGGATGGCTTCGCGGTCCATGCATCAGATACACAGACTGCCAGCGAAGATTCACCCATGACACTGCCCGTCTCGCTCGACATCACCGCAGGTACGCACCCGGAGCGCCCTCTTGAAATGGGCGAGGCTGCACGTATCATGACGGGCGCGCCGCTGCCGGAAGGGGCCGATGCCATCATCGCCGTAGAAGCCACCAACGTGGATTGGGAAGCAGACGATGAAGTCCCCCTGCCAGAGAGCATTCAATTTACGAAGCCCGTCAAAGCAGGGCATGGCGTGCGTGCTATTGGTGAAAGCGTTAAAGCAGGCCAGGTCATTATCGAAAAAGGGAGCGTTTTACGCAGTGCGAGTATCGGCATGCTTGCGGGCCTGGGCTTAAGCGAAGTCAGCGTCACCCAGCAGCCGCGCGTCGCCATTATCAGCAGTGGGAATGAACTGGTCCCCCTCCACGAAACGCTGACCCCAGGGAAAATTCATGACAGCAACAGCTACAGCCTTGCCATGCTCGTCAAACAGTATGGGGGCATTCCAACCCGCCTGCCCATTGCACGCGACAGCTTAGACAGCATCCGCCAGACGTTTCATTCTGCACTGGATAACTTCCCGGATATGATTATTAGTTCTGCCGGTGTTTCTGTCGGCACAGCCGACCTGGTACGAACGGTGCTGACAGAATTGGGTGAAGTCGATTTCTGGCGCATCAATCTGCGCCCCGGTAAACCACTGGCCTATGGTAAATTGCGTGGTATTCCCTTCTTTGGCCTGCCAGGGAACCCCGTCTCAGCAATGGTCACGTTTGAAGTGCTCGTAAGACCTGCCCTTCTTAAATTGGCAGGTACGCAAGAAGTTGAACTCCATACAACCGCTGTTGCGGGCGAGCGCATCACAACAGATGGACGCCGCAGCTACGAACGTGTTACCTTAAAGCGTGATGGTAATCATTGGGTTGCCTATCTCACAGGCACCCAGAGTTCAGGCGCGCTTATGTCGATGGTATTGGCCGATGCATTGATGATCGTGCCGGAAGATATGACTGTTGTTGAGCCAGGGACTATATTACCTATTAAATTGCTCCGGCAACCTAAGATTTAA
- a CDS encoding vitamin K epoxide reductase family protein, protein MSSVSYPEKPKNTAGNRLKYVAYALIIGGIIVTTYLSYLKANQALAVCVQGGAFNCNVVLNSVYSELFGIPIAYLGWLVYIILGAMLLLESRVEFFQNNGRILMFGLALFAWVFSMYLVYLQFFVLQALCQWCLTHEAIMTVLFFLLVWRLWQGLQADDEEVIVE, encoded by the coding sequence ATGAGTTCCGTATCGTATCCAGAAAAGCCCAAAAATACAGCAGGCAACAGACTGAAGTATGTGGCCTATGCGCTGATTATTGGGGGCATCATCGTCACCACCTACCTGAGTTATCTCAAAGCGAATCAAGCGCTCGCTGTCTGCGTTCAGGGTGGCGCTTTTAACTGTAATGTCGTCCTCAACAGCGTCTATTCAGAGCTATTCGGCATTCCGATTGCTTACCTGGGCTGGCTGGTTTACATCATCTTGGGCGCCATGTTACTGTTGGAATCACGCGTTGAATTTTTCCAGAATAACGGGCGCATCCTGATGTTTGGATTGGCCTTGTTTGCCTGGGTCTTTTCGATGTATCTGGTATATTTACAGTTCTTCGTCCTACAAGCGCTGTGCCAATGGTGCCTGACGCATGAGGCCATCATGACGGTGCTGTTCTTCCTACTCGTCTGGCGGCTGTGGCAGGGGCTACAAGCTGACGACGAAGAAGTTATCGTCGAATAG